GTAGAATTTGGTGATTGAGAACTTTCCGGAAAAATCAAGGGAGAGGTGCTTCTTGGTGGGCAAGTTATTCTGGTAGAAAACTACAAGATCAACACGGCCATCAAGGTCCAAGTCCATCTCTTCTTCAACGATTTGGTCGCTATCTTTGGCCGGATAAGACCAGACATCGACCTTTCCGTCGAAGTTCATATCTCGCTCAATTCGCACCGTTCTCGCACTATCTTTAACAACCCATTGATCCGGCTTTTCGTCTTGATTCAGGTCCACGGCCTCAACCGCGTACCCATCACGCTTGAGGTCACCAGCTCTAGCTCGACCACCTTCTCCGGTGCCGAGACTAGTCACTTTGACGGCGTCCTTTTTGGCGCTTGTGTCTTCACCACAAGCGAGAGTGGAAAGCGCGAGGATCAACAAGATTGCGATTTTCATGGCAAACATCGTGTAGCAAATGGTCAGCGAAAAGCCGCCGACTTAAATGATCGAATATCATATCAAGGCCACAGAATCACCCTACTTTGTTTCCGGGTCAAAGTACTTCGATCGCGAGTACAAGAAAAAGTGACGGCCGGCTTTCGCCGGCCGTCGAACTAGGAAGCTCGAACTTGGAGGGGAACGCAGAGCTTCCTAGCTAACTAGAACGGAATATCGTCATCATTGAACGACTGATCGAAGTTGGATTCAGGGCCGGGGCCGGGGCCGTCATCACGTCCCGATGGGCCGCCGCCACCGCCGCTCGATCCACCGTCCAAAAACTGGACGGTCTGAGCGACGACTTCGGTCGTATACCGTTTATTTCCGTCTTTATCGTCCCAACTATTGGTCTGAAGCCGTCCTTCGACGTACGCTTGCCGACCTTTCTTGAGATATTTCTCGCAGAGTTCTGCAAGTTTACCCCAAACCACGACGCGATGCCACTCAGTCCTCTCTTGGGACTGACCGTTCTTGTCGTTCCACCGCTCATTGGTGGCGAGGTTGAAGTTGGCAACAGGCTGTCCGCCTTGTGTATATCGAAGTTCCGGGTCTGAGCCGAGTCGACCGATCAACATTACTTTATTCAAACTCATCTGATTCTCCTATCTTTAAGAACACCCTTCATAATGGGCGTCTGGGTTCAAAGTCGAGGACCAAAAAAATTTTGGCCTCTACATTGTTTTCGGCCATTTTTGGCAAGTGTTGCGAAAAAAGTTTATTTTTTTCACTCTTCTTGATGCAAAAATTGGCCTTCCCCAGTAATAGCGCCGTCTTCGATAGCTTGTTGAATTAATGCCGCAGCATCCTCAACCCGATCAAGTTCCACGACAATGCGCACTTGGCCGTGAGATCCGACATTCATTGGGAACCCTGGAACCCCCATATCTCTGACGAAACTCGCGATATCATTCTCTGAGAGAACTTCGTGAATAAAGTTTGCTTCGAGCGGTTGGTAGAAAACGTAGAGGTCTACCAGTTCGAAATCTTCGGTTTTGTACTTGCGACTCATGAATCATCTCGTGGTCAAACGGTGGGCAAACGCTACATGTTTTCTTGTCGAATTGTCTAGTGTACAAGCGGGTCGCTAGTCTTCGTCCAAGATCCGAACGGCGGGTGAGTCCACGTCGTCGAACTGTTGGTTACGGGTGGCCCACACGAACGCCGCGACCGCTGACGCAGCCAGAATCAGCGCCAGGGGCACCAGAAGGTAAAGAATGGACATCAGGGACCTCCTTTGGCTCAAAAGAGCGCTGTAGGAGCGAAGACGCTACCACAGACAACGAACTAACGGGCATCGCAATGGCGGCCACAAGAGGGTTCACAAGACCGGCAGCGGCTGCTGAAACGCCCAATACATTGTAGATGAGCGATCCGATCAGGTTGCGGCGGACCACCTTTCGAACGACCTCAGCCCCTTCAACCAAGGTCAAGACGGCGTCAAGGCCTGGTCGAGTCAAGAAGATATCAGCCGCCACAAGGTTAAGATCACTCCCGCCGTGCACGGCGACACCCACATTCGCTTCCTGCAGCGCCGCGGCGTCGTTCACTCCGTCACCGATCATAAGTACCGGGCCGGACTCGCGAAGTCGCGCGATGAACTCTCTCTTGGACTCAGGGGTCTCGGCGCCCAAGGCCTGATCAATGCCAAGGGTCTGAGCCACGCTCTGAACGATCTCAGGGTGATCTCCCGAAAGGAGCACGGTTTTCAGGCCACGAGCTTTGAGCTGCTGAATCACGCCAAAACTCTCGGGGCGCAAGGGATCACCTAGGCCAAGCGTGCAGACCACGCGGCCGTCAAGTTCAATGGCCACCGGACTGAGTCCCATCTTGACCATCTTCTCCACGTGCTCTGCGGGCGCACCGAGCCAATCTGGGCGTCCCACTCGCGTGAGCTTACCGGAAACTACCCCCTGAATTCCCGACCCCGCGATCTCTTCGATCTCGGACGCCTCCAGCTCGGAATTCTCTTTTCGAAAGGCCGCAGCCAGAGGGTGGGCGCTATGTTTTTCCAAAGCCACCGCTGCCTTGATCGCATCTGCCTGACCCGCAATCTCCACGATCCTCATTTGGTTCTGAGTCAGAGTGCCAGTTTTGTCGAAAACCACCGTCTGAACGCGATCCAATTCTTCAAGCACATCGTCGTGTTTGATGAAAATACCTCGGCGTGCGGCCCGACCTGCGCCCACCGTAAGGGCGAGCGGCGTAGCCATGCCAAGGGCGCAGGGGCAGGAGATGACGAGGAGTGCGATGGTGTGCGCCAACGCCAACTCAGGCGCCACAGACCACCAGATTCCGAAGGTGAGCGCAGCCGCGAATAAGACGGCCAACACGAAGTACCCTGCGATCCGATCGGCCAGTTGCACAACGGGTGCACGACGCTCGGCCTCAGACTCTACCCAGTGCAATAGCTTTCCAACGCGAGTGTCCCCGCCCGCCTTCATGGTTCGTACGCGCATCACGCTCCCAACCACCGTTTCACCGGCATTGACCAGACTTCCCGGAACCACGAGCTCAGGGCGCGATTCACCGGTGATCGCTGCGCGATTTACCACAGCGCGCCCTTCGGTCACTTCGCCATCCACAGGGACCACGTCGCCGAGGCGCACCTCGATGATATCGCCGATGGCCAGGGTCTGCGTGTCGACTTCTTCGAGCCCCTCGGCGCCAACTCTCAGAGCTCTTGACGGGATGAGCTCAAGTAGGCGTTCAGCGGAGTCCGTGGCGCGGCGGCGGCCTCTTAGTTGCAGATATCGCGCGCTTAGGAGCGCGGCAATCAAGACGGCGATTGAGTCGAACCAAACCTCCGCAGATCCGGCAATGGTGGCCCAAGCGCTGTAGCTCCAGCCCAAAAACACACCCACGGAGATCGGTACATCGACGGAGAGCCGATGCAGACCGGCCCATGGCCACACGGACGCCCAGGCGCGCCTGAAGAACTCTTGTCCTGCGTAGAACACTGAGATGGTGGTTAGAATCAGGCTCAACCAAAGAGCAGCCGTCCTTAGGCCTGCTTCGAGCCCCACATCCAGCCCTGAGTAGAGCGTGATGGCCAACAACATGACATTGGCCGCAAGGGCCCATGCCACGCCGAGTTTGAGCAGCAGAGCATCTTCAGCAGACGAGCGTGCGGTCTTGGAATTCAGCCTGTGTACTTGATATCCAAAGCGCGCAAGCCACCGCCCCATATCGTCTAGCTCAACCGCTTCGGGCTGCCACCTCAAGGTGAGGCGAGCTCTCGAGAGATTGAGACGAGCGTCCACGACCCCATCGATCGCCTGCGGCATTTTCTCGACAATCCAGACGCAACCGGCGCAATGAACACCGTCTAGGTGGAGGTCGACTTCGCACGTTCCGTCTTCGTTTTGATGAATGTCGTCGAGGAGGCCGAGGTCAACTTCATCAAACTCGACTGGGGCGGGTGGGCCTTCGGCTCCTGCCTTCAAATCGTAGAATCGAGACATCCCGGCGGAGTGAATGGCGTGATAAACCGCGCGGCAACCTACGCAGCAGAACGCGTGCCCATCGTCGTCTTTGACCACTTCTCCGAGTGGTTGCCCGCAATGGTCGCAGGCTTGTTTCATTCAACGACCTCAACACGAATCACGTCGTGAAAACGCTCATTCCCACGAATGGCGAGCACCTCAACGTCGAAGACACCAAATCTTGAGAGCGGTGTTTTTGTCACGTAGCGCCCGGGGGCAGCTGGAGCCGCTGGTCCCACGAAAACGGGTATAATCTTCGCCGGATCACGAAGCGTAACGCCAACTTCCAACCCTTCGATTCCAGCGCCATCCTTCTCAAAGTTAAGATGGATATAACCATTGTCGTCGCCCGAGGGTTCGATTCGAACCGTGGCATCCCAGCCCAAATCCGCGACCTTGGCCTCTTCGCCGCGCGCTTCGTCCCAGTGTACAGCCTTGGAATAGTAGTCCGGTACGATCTGAGGGCCGCCATCACTGGTAGCATTTACAATGAGCACCACGTTGGCGATCACGCTCATCCCTAGGATCGCGAAGACCATACCTGGCCAGAAAATATGTGGTGGAATGCGTGCAAACATGGGTGCTCCTTCGGACCTCGGACGGCTTAAGGGCCGATCAAGGTATAGGGGAATTCAGCGACCTCTTGCCCGTTGGTCACTTGAATTCGAGTCTTCACTGAGCCTTTCTGGAAGGCTTCTTTAGGAACCAGAATAAAGGCTCCGATGCGTTCGGTTTTTCCGTCTTCGATCTGCAGGCTCGTTAGGCCCTGAAGCTTGATCTCCACGCCGGGTGGCTCAGGAATGATAAACCTGAATTCACCGTCTTGACCGGTTCTGTTTTGAACACGGAATTTGAGCTGATTCATGACCTTGTCCCCAACCATCACATAAGGGTCAGTGGCGGCTCGGGTCACATTGAGGTCAATGGGTTCGCGATGAGTCAGAAGCCAGAAGAACGCCGAGCTCAGCAACACGAAGACCACCGCATAAAGCATAGTCCGCGGGCGGAGAATCTTAGATGGTTTGTTCTCAAGGGCGTTCTCAGACGTGTACCGGATGAGCCCCACAGGCTTTGCGATGGAGATCATGATGGCGTCGCAGGCGTCCATACACTGTGTGCAGCCCACGCACTCCATCTGCAGCCCATCACGAATATCAATACCCGTTGGACATGTGCGCACACACGCAAAGCAATTGATACAATCGCCGAGATTGAGTTTTACGCCTTCGCGCTCTTGTGTGTACTGAGCTTTGCTCCTTTTGCCGCGCGGCTCGCCGCGATTCGGGTCGTAGCTGACGATCATCGAATCTTCGTCTTGTAGCACCGACTGAATTCGGGCGTAGGGACAGGCGATGGTGCACATCTGCTCGCGGAAATAGCCGAAATCAAAGAGGATCAGCGCACTCGTGATAGCCATCATCACGAAGAATCCCCAATGCTCTGCGGGAGGCCCTGTCATCCACTCAATGAGTGAATCCCAGCTTACGAAATAGGCCACAAAGGTGTGTGCGAGTCCCACGGAGAGGATGGAGTAGATGATAAATTTGAGCGTCTTTCGCCAGAGTTTGTCGAAGGACGAGCCCGCCTCGTCGCGCCTTCGCCTCTGGTTTTCCTTGCCTTCGATAAGCCTTTCGATGGGCCGAAAGACAAACTCCAGGTACACGGTTTGAGGGCAGCCCCAACCGCACCAGACACGGCCGAAAACAGCTGTGACCACAATGACGGAGAAGACTCCGATGATCATGGCAAACATGTAGAGAAGCGTGTCGGTCGCGTAGAGCGTGAGTCCAAAGAAAGTGAACTCACGGTGCATGATATCCAGGAAAATGGCGGGTTTTCCGCCTATTTTCACCAGCGGCAATCCGACGAAAAACGCGATGAGCGCCCATGCCACCACAAAGCGAGCTTTCCAAAACTTCCCGTGGCTTGGGACCGGATAAAGCCATCGCCTTCGACCATCTGCATGCAAGGTCGAGAGGACTTCTTCCGGAGATTCGAGAACTCTTGGATCACTCATAGCTTAGTTTGGGCTGTATTCCTCGCCCTGAGGTTCTTTGGGGTTTGCGGGGCTAGTGCCTTGCATATTCATGATGTAGGCGGTCACGTGGATGGCGTCGTCATGCGAGATGATATTCTCCCAAGCCGGCATCCCCTTGGTTGGTGCGCCCTTGGTGACCATGACGTGAATATCCGTGGGCGAGCCGCCGTGAATCCAGAACTTATCGGAGAGGTTCGGCCCGATTAAGCCTTGTCCTTCTGGGCCATGACATGAAGCGCACGTACTAGCGTACACTTTGGCGCCGTTCGCCATGGCTCCGGCATCATCTTTAGCTGCCACGAGGAGTTCTTCGGTCACCGGTGGGCGCTCTTGCTCAAGCGCTGAG
This Microvenator marinus DNA region includes the following protein-coding sequences:
- a CDS encoding single-stranded DNA-binding protein, producing the protein MSLNKVMLIGRLGSDPELRYTQGGQPVANFNLATNERWNDKNGQSQERTEWHRVVVWGKLAELCEKYLKKGRQAYVEGRLQTNSWDDKDGNKRYTTEVVAQTVQFLDGGSSGGGGGPSGRDDGPGPGPESNFDQSFNDDDIPF
- a CDS encoding putative signal transducing protein; its protein translation is MSRKYKTEDFELVDLYVFYQPLEANFIHEVLSENDIASFVRDMGVPGFPMNVGSHGQVRIVVELDRVEDAAALIQQAIEDGAITGEGQFLHQEE
- the ccoS gene encoding cbb3-type cytochrome oxidase assembly protein CcoS produces the protein MILAASAVAAFVWATRNQQFDDVDSPAVRILDED
- a CDS encoding heavy metal translocating P-type ATPase gives rise to the protein MKQACDHCGQPLGEVVKDDDGHAFCCVGCRAVYHAIHSAGMSRFYDLKAGAEGPPAPVEFDEVDLGLLDDIHQNEDGTCEVDLHLDGVHCAGCVWIVEKMPQAIDGVVDARLNLSRARLTLRWQPEAVELDDMGRWLARFGYQVHRLNSKTARSSAEDALLLKLGVAWALAANVMLLAITLYSGLDVGLEAGLRTAALWLSLILTTISVFYAGQEFFRRAWASVWPWAGLHRLSVDVPISVGVFLGWSYSAWATIAGSAEVWFDSIAVLIAALLSARYLQLRGRRRATDSAERLLELIPSRALRVGAEGLEEVDTQTLAIGDIIEVRLGDVVPVDGEVTEGRAVVNRAAITGESRPELVVPGSLVNAGETVVGSVMRVRTMKAGGDTRVGKLLHWVESEAERRAPVVQLADRIAGYFVLAVLFAAALTFGIWWSVAPELALAHTIALLVISCPCALGMATPLALTVGAGRAARRGIFIKHDDVLEELDRVQTVVFDKTGTLTQNQMRIVEIAGQADAIKAAVALEKHSAHPLAAAFRKENSELEASEIEEIAGSGIQGVVSGKLTRVGRPDWLGAPAEHVEKMVKMGLSPVAIELDGRVVCTLGLGDPLRPESFGVIQQLKARGLKTVLLSGDHPEIVQSVAQTLGIDQALGAETPESKREFIARLRESGPVLMIGDGVNDAAALQEANVGVAVHGGSDLNLVAADIFLTRPGLDAVLTLVEGAEVVRKVVRRNLIGSLIYNVLGVSAAAAGLVNPLVAAIAMPVSSLSVVASSLLQRSFEPKEVPDVHSLPSGAPGADSGCVSGRGVRVGHP
- a CDS encoding FixH family protein, which encodes MFARIPPHIFWPGMVFAILGMSVIANVVLIVNATSDGGPQIVPDYYSKAVHWDEARGEEAKVADLGWDATVRIEPSGDDNGYIHLNFEKDGAGIEGLEVGVTLRDPAKIIPVFVGPAAPAAPGRYVTKTPLSRFGVFDVEVLAIRGNERFHDVIRVEVVE
- the ccoG gene encoding cytochrome c oxidase accessory protein CcoG, with the protein product MSDPRVLESPEEVLSTLHADGRRRWLYPVPSHGKFWKARFVVAWALIAFFVGLPLVKIGGKPAIFLDIMHREFTFFGLTLYATDTLLYMFAMIIGVFSVIVVTAVFGRVWCGWGCPQTVYLEFVFRPIERLIEGKENQRRRRDEAGSSFDKLWRKTLKFIIYSILSVGLAHTFVAYFVSWDSLIEWMTGPPAEHWGFFVMMAITSALILFDFGYFREQMCTIACPYARIQSVLQDEDSMIVSYDPNRGEPRGKRSKAQYTQEREGVKLNLGDCINCFACVRTCPTGIDIRDGLQMECVGCTQCMDACDAIMISIAKPVGLIRYTSENALENKPSKILRPRTMLYAVVFVLLSSAFFWLLTHREPIDLNVTRAATDPYVMVGDKVMNQLKFRVQNRTGQDGEFRFIIPEPPGVEIKLQGLTSLQIEDGKTERIGAFILVPKEAFQKGSVKTRIQVTNGQEVAEFPYTLIGP
- a CDS encoding cbb3-type cytochrome c oxidase N-terminal domain-containing protein yields the protein MSEQGPLDYEDVLTTHSYDGIQEFDNPMPLWWKATFVVTIIWSGFYVVAMETGLINTYETNLDQDKQELASVRSALEQERPPVTEELLVAAKDDAGAMANGAKVYASTCASCHGPEGQGLIGPNLSDKFWIHGGSPTDIHVMVTKGAPTKGMPAWENIISHDDAIHVTAYIMNMQGTSPANPKEPQGEEYSPN